A section of the Pseudanabaena mucicola str. Chao 1806 genome encodes:
- a CDS encoding prepilin-type N-terminal cleavage/methylation domain-containing protein yields the protein MRKINTRLFLIKYLLSNQSGFSLLEALMAVVVVSILMTAILPMIILSTATRVQSRRVDLATQAARGYVDGVRSGTINIIDPTPAFPATFINDNAVDSARNQYFQNVAAPSSVNIASLNGIQGIKVDTNGNGFNVTDPQDLVIQPMRTGGTDLATQGFYMQVRVYRADAFTQDATGNLNGIQAGLTLQTGNGDTCPNGRGIVTSTGGGKNCPLVVMRVDINPSTSTMNQIKNRL from the coding sequence ATGCGAAAAATAAATACTCGTTTATTCCTGATCAAGTATTTGCTGTCGAACCAATCAGGCTTTTCGCTACTAGAAGCACTGATGGCGGTAGTAGTTGTCAGCATTCTTATGACTGCAATTTTGCCGATGATTATTTTGTCAACAGCAACGCGGGTGCAATCACGGCGGGTTGACCTCGCAACTCAGGCAGCCCGTGGCTATGTTGATGGGGTACGTTCTGGAACAATCAACATTATTGATCCAACACCAGCTTTCCCAGCAACATTCATTAACGACAATGCTGTAGACTCAGCCCGCAATCAGTATTTTCAAAATGTAGCTGCACCAAGTAGTGTTAATATTGCGAGCTTGAATGGGATTCAGGGAATTAAGGTTGATACTAATGGCAATGGCTTTAACGTGACAGATCCGCAAGACTTAGTAATTCAGCCGATGCGGACAGGTGGTACAGATTTGGCAACACAGGGTTTTTATATGCAGGTACGAGTATATCGGGCTGATGCATTTACACAGGATGCTACAGGTAATTTGAATGGAATTCAAGCGGGGCTAACATTGCAAACAGGAAATGGCGATACTTGTCCAAATGGTCGCGGAATTGTTACTAGTACAGGTGGTGGCAAAAATTGTCCATTAGTAGTGATGAGGGTTGATATTAATCCATCGACAAGTACAATGAACCAGATTAAGAATCGTTTATAA
- the hpsC gene encoding hormogonium polysaccharide secretion pseudopilin HpsC: MIFSIHKLFRANRSHRKFQRDRLGRLKFELKIFLKRLIGRLFAFGDRMTARVKGFTLIELLISMLIASVIISTLLAFTVNIMETDRKEQAKVESQSDVQAALNYIADDMQETVYIYNADSLNANSPNGIQDQLPAFANSRPILVFWKRKYYAPTDTVNVGGGNTKAVGCLEYGTTTTNGTCNPNAPIGSGKYAYSLVAYYLIYDNATGANATWSNAARLGRWELNDGIRASCQLSDITTCAEPRPYDRIDVTPPTAIPFSSKVNYWSVPDAGFAPFASTGGTVDALMNKWTKAPAAYATTAPTVLIDFLDDSPYSADQDDGTLGNTPAGNPVVDIPIRANVAGVPVGSPSTNADCMSSDVGTGGPSASQRIPNSFAGMPSSFYVCVNSAQNVARIYLRANTLARLRPNQAETQRRVFDSTYLSTGNIRAFGRGKVFAQ, translated from the coding sequence ATGATATTCTCAATTCACAAGCTATTCAGGGCTAATCGTTCACATCGGAAATTCCAACGCGATCGCCTTGGACGATTGAAGTTTGAGTTAAAGATATTTTTAAAACGTTTGATAGGTAGGTTATTTGCATTCGGCGATCGCATGACTGCGAGGGTAAAAGGTTTTACTTTAATCGAACTGCTGATATCGATGCTAATAGCATCGGTAATTATCAGTACTTTGCTCGCCTTTACGGTCAATATTATGGAAACCGATCGCAAAGAGCAAGCAAAAGTAGAATCGCAGTCGGACGTGCAAGCGGCTCTGAACTATATAGCCGATGATATGCAGGAAACAGTCTATATCTATAACGCTGACAGCTTAAATGCAAACAGTCCAAATGGTATCCAAGATCAACTTCCCGCTTTTGCTAATAGTAGACCTATTTTGGTTTTTTGGAAGCGAAAATATTATGCGCCTACGGATACCGTAAATGTGGGTGGGGGAAACACCAAAGCCGTAGGGTGTTTGGAGTATGGCACAACTACAACCAATGGAACATGCAACCCCAATGCACCAATCGGTTCTGGGAAGTATGCTTATTCACTTGTTGCATACTATCTTATCTACGATAATGCTACTGGAGCAAATGCAACTTGGTCAAATGCCGCCAGATTAGGTCGATGGGAACTGAACGATGGTATTCGCGCATCTTGCCAATTGAGTGATATTACTACCTGTGCTGAGCCAAGACCATATGATCGGATTGATGTTACACCACCAACAGCGATCCCATTTTCTAGTAAGGTCAACTATTGGTCTGTTCCCGATGCGGGGTTTGCTCCATTTGCATCTACTGGTGGTACGGTAGATGCACTTATGAATAAATGGACTAAGGCTCCAGCAGCATATGCTACTACTGCGCCAACGGTTTTGATCGACTTCCTTGATGACTCGCCTTACTCTGCTGATCAAGATGATGGAACTTTGGGCAATACCCCAGCAGGCAATCCAGTAGTTGATATCCCAATCAGAGCGAATGTCGCAGGAGTTCCAGTAGGCTCTCCTTCAACTAATGCTGACTGTATGTCGAGTGATGTTGGCACTGGTGGTCCTTCTGCTTCGCAAAGAATTCCGAATTCTTTTGCTGGTATGCCTAGTAGTTTTTATGTATGCGTGAATTCAGCTCAAAACGTTGCAAGGATCTACTTAAGAGCAAATACTCTTGCGAGATTGAGACCTAACCAAGCTGAAACCCAAAGAAGAGTTTTTGATTCGACCTATTTGTCAACAGGTAATATTAGAGCTTTTGGTCGCGGTAAGGTTTTCGCTCAGTAG
- a CDS encoding prepilin-type N-terminal cleavage/methylation domain-containing protein, whose protein sequence is MLWLSKKRNNQKLLLWILLQDRDRGFTLVELLVIVVIVGVLSAIVAPGWLGFVNNNRLSASQSRVFSAIKDAQSIAKRSGTAVDFTIGNDPTNGAYVVTSRSQAQYLEQGVQVLSVTKNSPPPAVPLPLTISFNSQGLPTGITGNSTFNDFPLTITLNIANTPNRKRCTTITTILGSMKSGIDTDCP, encoded by the coding sequence ATGCTGTGGCTATCTAAAAAGCGAAATAATCAAAAATTACTACTGTGGATATTATTGCAGGATCGCGATCGCGGTTTTACGTTGGTTGAACTTCTAGTCATAGTTGTGATTGTTGGTGTTTTATCCGCGATCGTTGCCCCAGGGTGGCTGGGTTTTGTGAATAATAATCGCCTCAGTGCCTCTCAAAGCCGTGTATTTAGCGCAATAAAAGATGCTCAATCTATAGCGAAGCGAAGCGGTACTGCGGTTGATTTTACAATTGGCAATGATCCTACTAATGGGGCTTATGTAGTCACTAGTAGATCTCAAGCTCAATATCTAGAGCAAGGTGTACAGGTTCTATCTGTTACTAAAAATTCTCCACCACCTGCAGTTCCGTTGCCCTTAACTATTTCTTTTAATTCACAAGGTTTACCTACAGGCATCACTGGTAATTCCACATTCAATGATTTCCCTTTAACGATTACCCTAAATATTGCCAATACGCCTAATCGTAAGCGTTGTACGACAATCACTACAATTTTAGGTTCTATGAAATCAGGCATAGATACTGATTGCCCTTAA
- a CDS encoding pilus assembly FimT family protein: protein MLWAVRKYRQRKRDRYSKNLGFTLIEILVVLTIIGILAAIAAPSWLGFVSNQRLNTAQSRAYSVMRLAQSNAKRSNTMWQATFRNTPTVSQYAVHPTPTTTTNQAYWDNLPWQNFDDGVRIVDNNEPQPRTTLTKLTAIPEPDVYRVQFTSQGHPNGLGELGRITFAARIGDRKKCVIISTLLGSLRQAENTACNQT, encoded by the coding sequence ATGTTATGGGCTGTAAGAAAATATCGCCAAAGGAAACGCGATCGCTATAGTAAAAATCTTGGTTTTACACTGATTGAAATCTTAGTGGTTTTAACAATCATCGGTATCCTTGCCGCGATCGCTGCACCATCTTGGTTAGGTTTTGTCAGTAATCAAAGATTAAACACAGCCCAAAGCCGAGCCTATAGTGTGATGCGCTTAGCTCAGAGCAATGCTAAACGTAGCAACACTATGTGGCAAGCAACTTTTAGAAATACGCCCACTGTGTCTCAATATGCAGTGCATCCCACGCCTACGACAACTACCAATCAAGCATATTGGGATAATCTGCCTTGGCAAAATTTTGATGATGGGGTGCGAATTGTTGATAACAACGAACCACAGCCACGGACAACCTTAACAAAACTGACGGCAATTCCTGAACCTGATGTATATCGTGTGCAGTTTACATCTCAGGGTCATCCTAATGGACTTGGGGAATTAGGTCGCATTACCTTTGCTGCAAGAATTGGCGATCGCAAAAAATGTGTGATTATTTCGACATTACTCGGTTCATTACGCCAAGCGGAAAATACGGCTTGTAATCAAACTTAA
- a CDS encoding ABC transporter permease, producing MTQTSLPPLQKQESQPQQFVTPPNSWTADFRQEVVALTTRLFIQLRRRPTTLIAGVLQPLMWLLLFGALFSGLPKGLVGDGQTYVQFLAAGIIVFTAFSSALNSGLPMLFDREFGFLNRILVAPLASRFSIITASAIFIIVLSMVQTIAIVSVSGFMGAGFPSISGLAVMALILILLIVDFTMLSLGLAFAMPGHQEMLAFIFLVNLPLLFSSTALAPLGFMPTWLQWIASINPLSWAIEPIRYVYSHSTWAWDSVIFTAPWGDMSIAKAAIALLSFGIFVGVFIRGTLRRGVA from the coding sequence ATGACTCAGACTTCCCTTCCTCCTTTACAAAAACAAGAATCACAGCCTCAGCAATTTGTTACTCCTCCTAATTCTTGGACTGCGGATTTTCGTCAAGAAGTGGTGGCTTTGACCACAAGATTATTTATTCAACTACGCCGCCGACCCACAACCCTGATCGCTGGGGTATTGCAACCTCTAATGTGGTTACTCTTGTTCGGCGCATTGTTTAGTGGTTTGCCCAAAGGTTTAGTGGGCGATGGTCAAACCTATGTGCAGTTTTTGGCGGCGGGAATCATTGTGTTTACAGCCTTTAGTAGTGCGCTCAACTCAGGCTTACCGATGCTATTCGATCGCGAATTTGGGTTCCTCAACCGTATCTTAGTCGCACCACTTGCCTCGCGATTTTCGATTATTACTGCTTCCGCAATTTTTATTATTGTGTTGAGCATGGTGCAAACGATCGCGATCGTTTCCGTCAGTGGCTTCATGGGAGCAGGTTTTCCCAGTATTAGCGGCTTAGCTGTCATGGCGTTAATCTTAATTCTCTTAATTGTGGACTTCACGATGCTCAGCCTAGGGCTTGCGTTTGCCATGCCTGGACATCAAGAAATGCTTGCCTTTATTTTCTTAGTCAATTTACCTTTGTTATTTTCCAGCACAGCCCTCGCGCCCCTTGGTTTCATGCCCACTTGGTTGCAATGGATCGCAAGCATCAATCCTCTATCTTGGGCGATCGAGCCGATTCGTTATGTGTATAGCCATAGTACTTGGGCTTGGGATAGTGTGATATTTACTGCGCCTTGGGGTGATATGTCGATCGCTAAGGCGGCGATCGCTTTACTCAGTTTTGGTATATTCGTGGGTGTATTCATCCGTGGAACATTGCGCCGAGGCGTAGCATGA
- a CDS encoding HepT-like ribonuclease domain-containing protein, whose protein sequence is MPSRDWRLRITDILQAVQDIEQFTQGMTFEEFSKNKMVVQSVLYSFVIIGEASTNIPEEIQSLDPTIPGRKMSDMRNVMAHEYFQVNLSIVWQTIHRNLPPILPKLEKLIEKPSS, encoded by the coding sequence ATGCCCTCTAGAGATTGGAGATTAAGAATCACAGATATTTTGCAAGCCGTTCAAGATATCGAGCAGTTTACACAAGGGATGACCTTTGAGGAATTTAGTAAGAATAAAATGGTTGTGCAGTCTGTGCTATACAGCTTTGTAATTATCGGTGAAGCATCCACAAACATACCAGAGGAGATTCAATCACTCGATCCAACAATTCCTGGGCGTAAGATGAGTGATATGCGTAACGTAATGGCTCATGAGTATTTTCAAGTAAATCTTTCTATTGTCTGGCAAACAATTCATAGAAACTTACCGCCAATTTTGCCAAAACTGGAAAAGCTCATAGAGAAGCCATCAAGCTAA
- a CDS encoding nucleotidyltransferase family protein produces MTQNIEKKIKSLTRSDVLQTLSMHRHELKKLGVKSLRLFGSVARDEARPDSDIDFLVEFVSAPSFFELFEVQYFLEDLFHCKIDLGMEESLKEHLREPVLKDAIYAL; encoded by the coding sequence ATGACCCAAAATATTGAGAAGAAAATAAAATCACTCACTCGTTCAGATGTTCTTCAAACCCTCTCCATGCATCGCCATGAACTAAAAAAACTAGGCGTAAAGTCTTTGCGATTATTTGGCTCTGTCGCAAGAGACGAGGCTAGACCTGATAGTGATATTGATTTTTTAGTTGAATTTGTTAGCGCTCCCTCATTCTTTGAACTGTTTGAAGTGCAATATTTTCTTGAAGATCTATTCCATTGCAAAATTGATTTAGGAATGGAAGAATCATTAAAAGAGCATTTAAGGGAACCAGTACTCAAGGATGCGATCTATGCCCTCTAG
- a CDS encoding ParE family toxin-like protein: protein MRSFTLPSFWLEYRKLNEDVRQSTRKAYRLWAENSFHPSLHFKCINTEESIWSVRITRNYRALGILEGDAVTWFWIGSHDDYEKFF, encoded by the coding sequence ATGAGATCTTTCACTTTACCTTCCTTTTGGCTTGAATATAGAAAGCTAAATGAAGATGTTAGACAAAGTACAAGGAAAGCCTATCGCCTATGGGCGGAAAATTCATTTCATCCCTCTCTCCATTTTAAATGTATTAATACGGAAGAGTCTATTTGGTCTGTGAGAATAACGAGGAATTATCGTGCATTAGGAATTCTAGAAGGTGATGCTGTGACATGGTTTTGGATTGGTAGCCATGATGACTACGAAAAGTTTTTCTAG
- a CDS encoding type ISP restriction/modification enzyme, producing the protein MAKIYHAHLWGSRQTKYSYLLENDVNTVEWKKISPNSPFYLFIPQSENFREEYEQGWQLTSIFGFQSMGITSGDDEFLYDFSVSDLKRKINIELENSNLIHTDKSLSKMKRWVGKIVDKDWKMAQYRPFDQRAILYCHHVLERARTNLNQQFQLPNLGLITIRRTRENINSQFFVTDLIADKSIVSSADNANIFPLYLHPDLDHQQGSLLEEPPTNLSPEFLAVLGSKLGYIPTPEEIFYYIYAIFHSPTYRSRYAEFLKIDFPRVPLTSNKQLFQNLCEKGQALVDLHLMKSKKLNKLITKMGGKGDNAVTEVTYKTIEKQIYINKDQYFEKIEKEVWEFKIGGYQVLDKWLKDRKKAKRNLSFDDILHYQKVVVALRETMEIMQEIDRIIPSFPIE; encoded by the coding sequence GTGGCTAAAATTTATCACGCGCATCTCTGGGGTTCACGACAAACTAAGTATAGCTATCTCTTAGAAAATGATGTTAATACTGTTGAATGGAAAAAAATTTCCCCCAATTCACCATTTTATCTTTTTATTCCTCAAAGCGAAAACTTTCGAGAAGAATATGAACAAGGATGGCAACTCACAAGCATTTTTGGCTTTCAGTCAATGGGAATTACTAGCGGTGATGATGAGTTTTTGTATGACTTTTCCGTTAGTGACTTAAAGCGAAAAATTAATATTGAACTCGAAAATAGTAACTTAATCCATACTGATAAATCTTTGTCTAAGATGAAACGATGGGTTGGTAAAATTGTCGATAAAGATTGGAAAATGGCACAATATCGACCATTCGATCAGCGAGCGATTTTATACTGTCATCATGTATTAGAAAGAGCAAGAACTAATCTTAATCAACAATTTCAGTTACCCAATCTCGGATTGATTACAATTAGACGGACTAGGGAAAATATTAATAGTCAATTTTTTGTAACTGATTTAATTGCTGATAAAAGTATTGTTTCTTCTGCCGATAATGCAAATATATTTCCTCTTTATCTTCATCCAGATTTAGATCATCAACAAGGTAGTTTATTAGAGGAGCCACCCACTAATTTATCACCAGAATTTTTAGCTGTACTCGGATCTAAACTTGGCTATATCCCCACTCCTGAAGAAATTTTTTACTATATTTACGCGATCTTTCATAGCCCAACCTACCGATCGCGCTATGCCGAATTTCTAAAAATCGACTTTCCCCGCGTACCACTTACTAGTAATAAACAACTATTCCAAAACCTTTGCGAAAAAGGTCAAGCGTTAGTTGATTTGCATCTGATGAAATCTAAAAAACTTAATAAACTAATCACCAAAATGGGCGGCAAAGGAGATAACGCTGTCACCGAAGTTACCTATAAAACGATAGAAAAGCAAATTTATATCAATAAAGACCAATACTTTGAAAAGATTGAAAAAGAAGTATGGGAATTTAAAATTGGTGGATATCAAGTTCTTGATAAATGGCTAAAGGATCGTAAAAAAGCTAAACGTAATTTATCCTTTGATGATATTCTCCATTATCAAAAAGTTGTCGTTGCCCTGAGAGAAACAATGGAAATAATGCAAGAAATTGATCGCATCATTCCCAGCTTTCCAATAGAGTAA
- a CDS encoding DUF2281 domain-containing protein: protein MTIHIKERLLERIEKASETTLQEVLDFLMFIESKRIQTEQLEISLLSESVLAEDWLTPEEDEAWQHL from the coding sequence ATGACTATACATATTAAAGAAAGATTATTAGAAAGAATTGAAAAAGCTTCTGAGACTACACTTCAAGAGGTTTTAGATTTTTTGATGTTTATTGAATCAAAAAGAATTCAAACAGAGCAGTTGGAAATTAGTTTGTTGAGTGAGTCAGTTTTAGCAGAAGATTGGCTAACACCAGAAGAGGATGAAGCATGGCAACATTTGTAA
- a CDS encoding N-6 DNA methylase, which produces MSLPFDTYLKLIQKNLQKGSERSHYPALKNLIDDPLHGIDAVIEEKGNKAGIPDFTVKRRELLVGYIEAKDVGLDLKQIEKTEQLQRYLEAFPNLVLTNYLEFRWYVEGKCRQTEVLADLSTNSGDGKLQIKNADKIAALLDQFLNYSGEIISKPEDLARQMARLTKAIRLATTTALDEEDNKGELHQLKHGFSEVLLPDLSDPDFADMYAQTISYGLFAARVGHAQMIPPAPLEKGGKDVFTRRTAGTYIPATNPFLKRLFNTIVETDAVSKIDWAIDDLVLLLSQVDMGSILEDFGRRTRQEDPIVHFYETFLAAYNAALRKSRGVYYTPEPLVSFIVRSIDAILKEKFDLPLGLADNTRDPVTNKPRVQILDPATGTGTFLYELVKQIYRNLEEMGMANQWDSYVSENLLDRLFGFELLMAPYAIAHLKLGLQLQELGYKFKGKQRLGIYLTNTLDEALKKSEILFGQFVAQEANEASVIKRDTPVMVIVGNPPYSYQSTNTGDWISGLVRDYYQVDGLPLDERNPKGLQDDYVKFIRFGQWRIDRTGSGILAFITNHGYLDNPTFRGMRQSLDKTFDEIYVMDLHGNSKKKEVAPDGSPDKNVFDIQQGVAVAIMVKYPQGK; this is translated from the coding sequence ATGTCGTTGCCTTTTGATACCTATCTCAAATTGATTCAGAAGAATCTACAAAAGGGTAGTGAGCGTAGTCATTATCCTGCTTTAAAAAATTTGATTGACGATCCTTTGCATGGGATTGATGCGGTAATTGAAGAAAAAGGCAATAAAGCAGGGATTCCAGACTTTACGGTAAAGCGGCGTGAGTTATTGGTTGGCTATATCGAGGCGAAAGATGTTGGACTTGATTTAAAGCAAATTGAGAAAACTGAGCAGTTGCAGCGCTATTTAGAAGCTTTTCCCAACTTGGTACTAACCAATTATTTAGAGTTTCGCTGGTATGTCGAGGGGAAATGTAGACAGACTGAGGTTCTTGCAGATCTTTCAACAAATTCTGGGGATGGCAAACTTCAAATTAAGAATGCTGACAAAATTGCAGCTTTACTCGATCAATTTCTCAACTATTCGGGCGAGATAATCAGTAAGCCCGAAGATTTGGCGCGGCAGATGGCACGATTAACTAAAGCGATCAGATTGGCGACAACAACGGCTCTTGATGAAGAGGATAATAAGGGTGAACTGCATCAACTGAAACATGGCTTTAGTGAGGTGTTGCTTCCTGATTTGAGCGATCCTGATTTTGCAGATATGTATGCTCAAACAATATCTTATGGATTATTTGCGGCGCGAGTCGGTCATGCTCAAATGATCCCCCCTGCCCCCCTTGAAAAAGGGGGCAAAGATGTATTTACAAGACGCACGGCTGGAACTTATATTCCTGCAACTAATCCATTTCTGAAGCGATTGTTTAATACGATTGTGGAAACGGATGCGGTTAGTAAAATTGATTGGGCGATCGATGATCTAGTGCTATTGCTCTCTCAAGTGGATATGGGCAGTATTCTTGAGGATTTTGGACGGCGCACTCGTCAGGAAGATCCCATTGTCCATTTCTATGAGACGTTTCTAGCTGCTTATAATGCCGCCTTGCGAAAGAGTCGTGGTGTTTATTACACGCCTGAGCCATTAGTTTCGTTTATAGTGCGATCGATTGATGCCATTCTCAAGGAGAAGTTCGATTTACCCTTGGGACTTGCGGATAATACGAGAGATCCTGTAACTAATAAGCCGAGAGTGCAGATTCTCGATCCTGCAACGGGGACGGGGACTTTTTTGTATGAGTTGGTGAAGCAGATTTATCGCAATCTAGAAGAGATGGGGATGGCGAATCAGTGGGATAGCTATGTCAGCGAAAATTTGTTGGATCGCTTGTTTGGTTTTGAGTTATTGATGGCTCCCTATGCGATCGCCCATTTAAAACTTGGTTTACAACTTCAAGAACTTGGCTATAAGTTTAAAGGAAAGCAGCGTTTGGGAATCTATCTTACAAATACTCTGGATGAAGCGCTGAAAAAGTCAGAGATTCTCTTTGGTCAATTTGTGGCTCAGGAAGCAAATGAGGCTTCAGTGATTAAGCGAGATACCCCTGTAATGGTGATTGTGGGTAATCCTCCCTATTCCTATCAATCGACAAATACAGGAGATTGGATTAGTGGATTGGTGCGCGACTATTATCAAGTTGATGGTTTGCCATTGGATGAGCGAAATCCTAAAGGTTTGCAGGATGATTATGTGAAGTTCATCAGGTTTGGGCAATGGCGGATCGATCGCACTGGTTCAGGAATTCTTGCTTTTATCACCAATCACGGCTATCTGGATAATCCCACATTTCGAGGGATGCGCCAAAGTTTAGATAAGACTTTTGACGAGATTTACGTCATGGATTTGCATGGTAATAGCAAGAAAAAGGAGGTTGCGCCCGATGGTTCGCCAGATAAAAATGTCTTTGATATTCAGCAAGGTGTGGCTGTTGCTATTATGGTTAAATATCCTCAAGGGAAATAA
- a CDS encoding DUF29 domain-containing protein: MTQTIEQKSTLYDRDLNLWLEEAIANLKAGDFQNLDVENLIEELEGLAGRDRRELENRLTTLLEHLLKRLYVKSEYDYAGWVRTINRTRMEIYKILRQSPSLKNYANSPELFQDAFDDALKLMRSDPDYKSVNFPNTWQFSRDIDAILNVDFWEEV, encoded by the coding sequence ATGACCCAGACTATTGAGCAAAAATCCACACTATACGATCGCGATCTTAATTTGTGGTTAGAAGAGGCGATCGCGAATTTAAAAGCTGGTGATTTTCAAAATCTAGATGTCGAAAACTTAATTGAGGAGTTAGAGGGTTTGGCTGGCAGGGATAGGCGCGAGTTAGAAAATAGATTAACTACTTTGCTAGAGCATTTACTCAAGCGGCTCTATGTCAAAAGCGAATATGACTATGCAGGGTGGGTTAGAACTATTAATAGAACAAGGATGGAAATCTACAAAATCCTGAGACAGTCACCTAGCCTCAAGAACTATGCAAACAGTCCTGAGTTGTTTCAAGATGCTTTTGATGATGCACTCAAGTTAATGCGCTCAGATCCAGATTATAAGTCTGTCAATTTTCCTAATACATGGCAGTTTAGCCGCGATATTGACGCTATACTCAATGTTGACTTTTGGGAAGAAGTCTAA
- a CDS encoding GNAT family N-acetyltransferase, translated as MSLDNLRSPEKLNLSHQIKGFDSGNSQLDDWLKNRAIKNEIEGASRTYVLCNGDVVIGFYCLANGSVFQSVATGKVRRNMPDPIPVMVIGRLAIDRSWQGKGLGRALLKDAILRTLQASEIAGIRAILVHAISENAKLFYEKCGFTVSPIDEMTLMIRIKDAITVFQ; from the coding sequence ATGAGTTTAGATAATTTGCGATCGCCTGAAAAGCTTAATTTATCTCACCAGATTAAGGGTTTTGACTCTGGCAATAGTCAATTAGATGACTGGTTAAAGAATAGAGCGATCAAAAATGAAATAGAAGGTGCTTCGCGTACCTATGTCCTGTGTAATGGTGATGTTGTGATTGGTTTCTATTGCCTCGCTAATGGCTCAGTGTTTCAATCTGTCGCTACGGGTAAGGTGCGGCGTAATATGCCCGATCCGATTCCTGTAATGGTGATTGGAAGGTTAGCAATTGATCGCAGTTGGCAGGGCAAGGGGCTTGGTCGTGCCTTGCTAAAGGACGCAATTTTAAGAACTCTACAAGCGTCTGAGATAGCGGGAATACGCGCTATCCTTGTGCATGCTATTTCTGAGAATGCGAAGCTTTTTTATGAGAAATGTGGGTTTACGGTTTCGCCTATTGATGAGATGACTCTCATGATTAGGATTAAAGATGCGATCACAGTATTCCAGTAA
- a CDS encoding DUF1778 domain-containing protein has protein sequence MSTSIDNITSSQNRDVTINIRVKQEQRNIIDRAAEVQGKTRSEFMLESAYQKAQDVLLDWAFFDLDPSKYQEFTALLDGVPQPNPKLQKLLTNKSPWE, from the coding sequence ATGTCTACTTCAATAGATAACATCACATCTAGCCAAAATCGTGATGTCACGATTAACATCCGTGTGAAACAAGAGCAACGGAATATCATTGATCGTGCTGCGGAAGTACAGGGTAAAACGCGCTCTGAGTTTATGCTTGAGTCAGCATATCAGAAAGCACAAGATGTTCTTTTAGATTGGGCTTTCTTTGATTTAGACCCATCGAAGTATCAGGAATTTACAGCATTATTGGATGGAGTTCCTCAACCAAATCCAAAGTTACAGAAGTTACTAACAAATAAATCTCCGTGGGAATGA